TCGAGCTACAACTAACTATCGTTTAAATTGTCATTCATCCGCTTAAATTCCCAATTTAGAAAAAACGTACAggtatgtgtttttaatatagtATTAATTTATCAAAGTAGCTGCTCAACGATTCAATAAATCGGCCAAGTGTTGCACTTTCATCATCACATCGCTCCGTCCAATCAGACTACACTGgagttttccagacattttaaCCTATAGCCTTGTTATCCGTGTGAATTATGGCCCTGCAGGTGGGCGGGGCTTTGTTGGGCATGGTGGGCGTGCGGCGGGCCGGCGGGTCGTTCCGTCTGGACAGCGACGGCAGCGGGCGGCCGGTGACCTGGGACTCATTCGGCATCTGGGACAACAGGATAGAGGAACCGATCCTGCTGCCGTCCAGCATCAGATATGGAAAACCGATTCCTCAGGTACTGTAACTGTATGACGATGATGGAACcaatacatttgtttgtcaAGTGACATCCAACCAACGCCCCCTCACAGGTCAGCCTGTCCCGGGTCGGCAGCGCGTCCGTCCTGGGCCTCAGGAAGCAGAACGAGGACCGTCTCCGCATCGCCCGTATCCATGACAACCTGCTGTACTTCGCCGTGTTCGACGGCCACGGTGGCCCGCACGCCGCCGACTACTGCTACACCTTCATGGAGAAGTTTATCAGGTTTTACATTGATACTTATACTACTTTTTTACTTATACTACTTACTAATAAAACACTGACTGATCCAGATGTTGTTCATTCCATCTCCAGAGACGCtctggaggacgaggacgacctGGAGAGGGTTTTGAAGAAAGCGTTTTTAGATGCCGACAGagctctacacacacacctgagctaCTTCAACAAAGGTGAGAGGCGCCGCACAGGTAAAAGTACATAAGTGACAGACGAGTGAAAGGGAGTGgacgaaagaagaaaagacaaagaataaAAGTAGGAGAAGCAGAAGGGAACGTACTTGAGACACTGAAACCAGAAACCAGAGTCTGGCTCATATGGATATTTGGGGACTGATACaaatattagggagtaaataATTtccgatatatatataaatacaagtattcctaaaatgtcgttatcaaacccttaagacaaagaaatgtaattgaggctttcTATCTTACACTTTAACCATAAactattataaataaaaagaaaaacaattcaaccacaaaaaatatttttttaacatgaaatgtaaaaaattgacaaaaaattgattgcataaaaaaaatgtattcataacgACAAACATAAACCCTAAtaacaaaatgtctgtgaaagactcgaaaataaaaatattttgttttactgtcaccAGAGACAATAATGGACTTAAACTTCATAATTTTTTCCAATGATGTAGTTGAATATTAAAAATCTGCAGGTCTCTAAATGGGACAAAGTTATGAGGAATATTTTATCATACAAGAGGAACGTTTGAGCAAAAACTTAAATTAATCAAACTTACGttagtactttttttttatttattacttatcCGTAAAGCTTCAAAATAAACAGGAAAGATGattgtgaatgaatgaacaaaagtCAGACTCACAGTCTGAGGCGGCCGGCGAGCCTGAACACGTCTAGTCGGTGACAGAAGCAGGAACAGTCCATAACGACAGCAAGAAAAATCTGAAgcacaagaaaaacaattggGAGCAGAAGCGAAAACGGAGCACGcgaacagacaaactgacaaaaggAGCAGGGCGGGAGctcagagactaaatacacaaaggAGGTGGagctaattgaacacaggtgaaacacatgaggggggcggggcagacaatcagACCAAGACAGGAAGTAGAAGACACACAGGGTCAATCATTTCACATTAGAACAGGAAGTAATAAACACAACAAACGTTTGTAAAACCCCTTCCTTTCCCCAGCCTCCTTCCTGACCGCCGGCACCACGGCGACAGTTGCCATGCTACGCGACGGCGTGGAGCTGGTGGTCGGCAGCGTCGGCGACAGTCGGGCCATGTTGTGCCGGAAGGGACGAGCCACCAAACTCACCAAGGACCACACGCCTGACCGCAAGGACGAGAGACACCGGTCggtacacacactgtggagTTATCATCCCATATGAAAAATTTCCGCCAGATGTagttatatgaaaaaaaatatatatttttaaaagattcaTTATATCTATGGTGTGTTTGGTGGGAGGGACTTGGCagctcagtcagaccacacccacaattctacgtctggttgcaaaaataaaacatggcgctggtcaaaatgtgaaaaaaactcGAGGCTCAGAAAACCGAGGGGTGACGTCGCGGTTATTAGAGTCCGAGTTCATCGTCTCACGGAGGCAAACATTTAGAAAAGTTCTACCTGTTCCAATTCTATAAATCGAGACTTTCCACATGACACTTAGGAAACTGGTGATGTTGATATTTCAATCGTACACTGAGAAGGTTGTGCAGCAGGACGTCGACGGGCTCCGGTTTCCcgccagcagctgctccaggtGTATAAATAGAGTCAGTATGTGTCACCGCAGCTGGCAGCGAGTCAGTGCCTTGCTCGAGGACAGCTGTGCCCCTGCTGCACATTACCAGGTCCAGTCGGAGATCTGACGGTAACTTTGACCccgttctgttggttctgttggttctgttggttccagGATCCAGAGGTGCGGCGGCTTCGTGACGTGGAACAGCGTGGGCCAGGCCAACGTCAACGGGCGACTCGCCATGACGCGCAGCATCGGCGACTTCCACCTGAGGAGCAGCGGCGTCATCGCCGAGCCGGACACGCGACGACAAACTGTGAGTGGCTGGTGTATTTATGCAAGATGAcacaatgactgtatataaagacgatcactgactgtaaaataaagatggatgacgcgacccttcttcctcctgttgtatAAAAATTAGGCCAAAATACCTCAGATTtaggcgccgccatcttgtgctggtgacgtcatctGGAGCCGCGGAATCGAGGCCCTGCCCATgcacgctctcgaccaatcctgagtcagGCTCAGCCTGTTTTTAcatcatcaaataacaaattaaaaccgAACTGATCAGAGActtgaacacgtgaacaaacatctgTGTGAGAAGAATGACCTCACATGatagaaacatttatttaacgtctaaATAAGTTTAACGTCCTtcaactttgtttgtttttttgtttggtccatgtcccatctgctaacatggagggggcggggcttatgatcTATACTGCGGCCAGCCACcaggggagctgtcatgtcgtccatctttattgaCAATCTGACTTGGACCCAAAGACGAACCGCTTGGTTGTTGGTcatcaaaggtcactgtgactgTACAAAACTAATTTCTCCTGAAACTTAATCAATCGCAAGGTGGTGATTCCCGTTCGTCTGCGCAGGTCCGACACACCGACGACTCCTTCCTCGCTCTGACCACCGACGGCATCAACTTCCTGCTGAGTGACCAGGAAGTGTGCGACGTGATCAGCCAGTGCCAGGACCCCACAGAGGCGGCCGACGTCATCGCTCAGCAGGTAGAGCGCCGCTCGCGAATCACTTTAAGTGGAGGGGAAGGTAAGGTCCTGAcgaacactgtgtgtgtgtgtgtgtgtgtttgtgtttttaaggcGCTGCAGTATGGCTCCGAGGACAACGCCACCATCGTCGTCATCCCGTTGGGGGCCTGGGGCAAACATCAGAGCTCCACCGCCGCTTACAGCGTGAGCAGAAACTTTGCCTCGAGTGGGAGATGGGCGTAGAAGATCGACGTACACCACCatcaattattatttaaaatccCCTGAACTCGTCGGATGAGCACGAGGCCCCTTCACCGTGTACATTtagaccacagactgtaaataagatggatgacatgaagccaaatcacctggatcgccccctggtggctgatgGGACATAGACTAAACCCCCAAACGTGAGgtcgttctcatcacactgacgTCTGTTCACGTGTTTCTCAtcagtttgattttatttggttatttgatgatataaaaaaaaaaaacgggcatAGACGtcatgattggtcgagagcgtgtgtgtgggcgggacctcgatacgACCAcgactgcacagactctggcctCAAATAACGTCAGAAAGAGCAAAGAGGGCATCTCCCGTATACGagatatttaatttctgtaaGTGTGACACTAACACCAGGGATGGAACGAGAacgagaatattttttttctcactaacttactttaacaaataaaaaaaaaattggaataaaATTGTGTAGAATTCCTGGAAAAGATTAAAATTGTGCTGCGAGTGgttttactgttactgtttcaAAACAGGCGATGAAAAAAACCTACTAAATTGAAggcagcatgtttgtgtgtgacggTGCACAGAAACAAACCTGGTTGTCACTTTCCAAACTTCTGACCGCCAGCGACGGACATTCTCTGCCGCCATTTGCATTCATCGGCGAGTTTCACCTGGCGACAAGCTGCGATCTGTTTTCTGTGGTTGACCTGGTCGTACGtcatcaaacaaacagaagagaagCATCGAATATGACACGTAAAGATGTTTTTTAGTATttaaaactacaaataaaatatggaaCCATTAGGTTTTGTCCAACATCCTAAAAGACTCAACAACCATCACAACATTATGTACATTTTCCTTTTAGCTGGTCTGGGCTCATTTTGATACATTAGCATTGAACGTGTAGCTCATACAGACGTCACAACGTGCGTGGTGTTATGGAAAGTTACTGCTGCTCGATTGACAACCAGTGTCCAATGGCGTCGCAGGAATTCTTTCCCCGCCCTCCCGGCATGTTCGGGTGTCGGTGGGTAAATAAAGAAAGCGCAGAGATTTCTCGCATTCCTTCACAAGGGTGAcgtcacgcacacgcacacacagcacagtgtcAGAAAATACCTGCTGAGGTGGCGACACacgacacagtgacacacactaCACCTTGACCCAGAAAACCTTGTGGTTATTTACATTGTGGGGACCTTCACCCTAAGTCCCATGAACGTGGACGTGTGTTAAGGTCAGTCTCCGGAAAAAGAatgtaagtcaatgtaatgtcctctgaaggCATGGAAataaaactctgtgtgtgtgtgtgtgtggttttcaaGCCAACAACaaggtcaaacaaacacactcaggcACACGAGTATATTCAGACACTGGATCACTGATCTCCCAGCGTAtacttacaaaataaaataaaaattcactaCGTTTAGGAGACAGTTGACAACAAGTTTCTCAGTGAACgtaaatgtttgtaaaaaaaattaataaaaactgtCATTAGATGATTTGGAAAACCAATGGATTCTGTGCTGGTTCCCATTGTTGTTGTAGTTACCACAAGTCGCCAGCAGATGGAGACAATGTTAAACAATTGTAGATTGACGCGATGTGGTtcagacaaaatgaaaccaGTCGTATATGACAATAAAAATATCTCACTAACTACAAGGTTGATATGAATACTCTTAGTATCTATATAAAGGTTACACTTGTGATATTTCAGCAGATGTGTAACACTCTGTACAGATGTTACTGGGTCCGAGTAAATGAAGTTGGAACACAATATAAATTGTTCGTgagtgaatatctcctatgtaataatgcataTGAAGACTGTTCCTCCTGAAATCCATAGAaagacatctgaacattatatgtgccaaatttcatgctgataaaatgaatcagagcaaagttacaggctgTAATATGCAGTAAAAACTCATTTAACTTCACGTTTATGTCTCCACCGTCTACAAACAAGCGCATCTGCCTCTCAAAACGATCTTTGGAGTGCGGTGAAATGACGTCAGTGCTTCTGGTGACGTCAAATTCGCAGGGCTTGTagctcagcagcccattggtaAATCTGAATGATTGACACGTCTACCGAGCCGTCAGAACCGGGAGAATCAACGGACCCCGCCTCCGAAAATCCCTGTCAGCAACAACACAATTGGCTAGCTACGAGGAAGTGAACGAACCTGTGAGGAATTTGATTGGCCCATGCCCTCCCTAATGTGAGCATCCCGCCGCGGCAGTCAAACAGCGCCGCAACAGGCCCTGTATCATCTCAACCCGACGAGTAGCCTTTgtgctaactagctagctagcggaAGCGACGTTATCGTGACATCACGTCACAGGTAGGATGTCGCTGTTTGAAACTaacttct
This region of Scophthalmus maximus strain ysfricsl-2021 chromosome 12, ASM2237912v1, whole genome shotgun sequence genomic DNA includes:
- the LOC118284712 gene encoding protein phosphatase 1K, mitochondrial; translated protein: MSSSVLRSLLRCGRTFLSTRPSTETSAASERVGGALLGMVGVRRAGGSFRLDSDGSGRPVTWDSFGIWDNRIEEPILLPSSIRYGKPIPQVSLSRVGSASVLGLRKQNEDRLRIARIHDNLLYFAVFDGHGGPHAADYCYTFMEKFIRDALEDEDDLERVLKKAFLDADRALHTHLSYFNKASFLTAGTTATVAMLRDGVELVVGSVGDSRAMLCRKGRATKLTKDHTPDRKDERHRIQRCGGFVTWNSVGQANVNGRLAMTRSIGDFHLRSSGVIAEPDTRRQTVRHTDDSFLALTTDGINFLLSDQEVCDVISQCQDPTEAADVIAQQALQYGSEDNATIVVIPLGAWGKHQSSTAAYSVSRNFASSGRWA